One region of Mycolicibacterium insubricum genomic DNA includes:
- a CDS encoding GAP family protein, with the protein MTAFLLTLTGLAFLDSLNVLNIGVISAVIYGSRLNRQSVLPGGVSYIAGLLTVTITFGLCVVLGLGLLADLTDFHLTPAVRYWGELVLGVLLIGLAFVPLVAQSTTPGWALGAMRDRPWLLGFLGAAVGLGQAPTAVPYLTALAMIAALHPRPGGWPLMIVGYWIVAMLPCMLILGLSTLKSRRAVRAQRWLVRNVAKYGPIGVRLLFLAVGVALVADALVHRSRWW; encoded by the coding sequence ATGACGGCGTTTCTCCTGACGTTGACGGGTCTGGCTTTTCTCGACTCCCTCAACGTCCTGAACATCGGCGTGATCTCGGCCGTCATCTACGGCAGCCGATTGAACCGTCAGTCCGTGCTGCCCGGCGGAGTCAGCTATATCGCCGGACTTCTCACGGTGACCATCACCTTCGGGCTGTGCGTGGTGCTCGGATTGGGGCTGCTCGCGGATCTGACCGACTTCCACCTGACCCCGGCGGTCAGGTATTGGGGCGAGCTTGTGCTGGGTGTGCTGCTGATCGGGCTGGCGTTCGTGCCGCTGGTCGCCCAGAGCACGACGCCGGGCTGGGCCCTGGGAGCCATGCGCGATCGCCCCTGGCTGCTCGGATTCCTCGGTGCGGCAGTCGGCCTCGGGCAGGCCCCCACCGCGGTTCCCTATCTGACGGCCTTGGCGATGATCGCGGCGCTGCACCCCCGCCCGGGGGGCTGGCCGCTGATGATCGTCGGGTACTGGATCGTCGCGATGCTGCCGTGCATGCTCATCCTCGGGCTCTCGACGCTCAAAAGCCGGCGAGCCGTCCGCGCGCAGCGCTGGCTGGTGCGCAACGTCGCCAAGTACGGGCCGATCGGCGTGCGCCTGTTGTTCCTGGCCGTCGGTGTCGCGTTGGTCGCGGACGCGCTCGTCCACCGCAGTCGGTGGTGGTGA